One genomic window of Psychrobacter cibarius includes the following:
- a CDS encoding urease accessory UreF family protein: MTNHATHSQHPASTTQGINDLNNTEVTGRLLMLASSNLPIGSYTYSQGIEPAIESGLIHDESSGLAFMSDYLELALCRYELPLLALMIEALMINDVALTDALGADYHASRETKEFVYESSQLALSLSAWLDNVLELNVPDSLLAHGFLPLFAHVSSHWQLKPVQAITTYAFGQIENMVLAAVKTVPLGQMAGQRIIWQLQQLLSQQIQPLAANVQQKFSHVQHMALMTDCSDITTFKLNLLYQQLHMSANLPNLAILSCQHERQYSRLFRS, translated from the coding sequence ATGACTAATCATGCCACACACTCCCAGCATCCTGCCAGTACAACACAAGGTATAAATGATCTGAATAATACAGAGGTAACTGGACGTTTGCTCATGCTGGCGTCAAGCAACCTACCTATTGGCAGTTATACCTACTCGCAAGGCATAGAGCCTGCTATCGAATCAGGGCTCATTCACGACGAAAGCAGTGGTTTAGCGTTTATGAGTGACTATTTGGAGCTGGCATTATGTCGTTATGAGCTACCGCTACTGGCACTCATGATAGAGGCACTTATGATTAATGATGTGGCGCTGACTGATGCTTTAGGTGCCGATTATCACGCTAGCCGCGAAACCAAAGAGTTTGTCTATGAGTCAAGTCAATTGGCACTGTCTTTATCCGCATGGCTAGATAATGTTCTTGAGCTCAACGTGCCTGATAGCTTACTCGCTCATGGATTTTTGCCACTGTTTGCCCATGTCAGCTCGCACTGGCAACTTAAGCCTGTACAAGCCATCACCACCTATGCCTTTGGTCAAATTGAAAATATGGTGCTGGCTGCGGTCAAAACCGTACCGCTTGGACAAATGGCAGGACAGCGCATCATTTGGCAGCTGCAACAGTTATTAAGTCAGCAAATACAGCCACTGGCTGCTAACGTCCAGCAAAAATTTTCGCACGTTCAACATATGGCGTTAATGACTGATTGCTCTGATATAACAACATTTAAGCTAAATCTTCTCTATCAACAGCTACATATGTCCGCCAACCTACCAAATTTAGCCATACTGTCTTGTCAGCATGAAAGGCAATACAGCCGCCTATTTCGCTCTTAA
- the ureE gene encoding urease accessory protein UreE yields MNIYTQRLDLSTLSAEQQAIIDRQKQAENFLYLDFDTRQRSRFKAETQHQESIGVDLPRTETIKNDSVLADHQGNLIQIMAAKQGLIEVTADNDFDLMKGAYHLGNRHVPLMLTPNALYFEPDHVLEAMLHQLGLYTQAVQAPFEPETGAYKGEHGGHSHSHSHNRDHSHSHAHSDNHQHNHSDAHSHSHSRNHEHNHD; encoded by the coding sequence ATGAACATTTATACGCAACGTCTTGATCTATCAACCCTCAGCGCTGAACAACAAGCGATTATTGATAGGCAAAAACAGGCAGAAAACTTTTTATATTTAGATTTCGATACCCGTCAACGTAGCCGTTTTAAAGCAGAAACACAGCATCAAGAATCCATTGGTGTTGATTTGCCACGTACGGAAACCATTAAGAATGACAGTGTGCTAGCAGACCATCAAGGCAATTTAATACAGATTATGGCTGCCAAGCAGGGATTAATCGAAGTGACTGCCGATAATGATTTTGACCTTATGAAAGGCGCTTACCATTTAGGCAACCGCCATGTTCCTTTAATGCTGACACCTAATGCACTCTACTTTGAGCCTGACCATGTTTTAGAAGCGATGTTACATCAACTTGGCCTATATACCCAAGCCGTACAAGCGCCATTTGAGCCAGAAACGGGTGCGTATAAAGGTGAGCACGGCGGACATTCTCACTCTCATAGCCACAATCGTGATCATAGTCATAGCCATGCACATAGCGATAACCATCAGCACAATCACTCTGACGCTCACAGCCATAGCCATAGCCGTAATCATGAGCATAATCATGACTAA